One genomic window of Streptomyces sp. NBC_01276 includes the following:
- a CDS encoding VOC family protein: MASLPQKITTFLMFEGRAEEAMTLYASLFEDSGILDVTRYGAEGPGEEGTVVKATFSLAGQRLMCIDSHVKHAFGFTPAVSLFVECESVAEIDRLYGALAEGGEELMPLDSYGFSPRFGWLNDRFGVSWQLNLPADPADPAAAPGA, from the coding sequence ATGGCCTCGCTGCCACAGAAGATCACCACGTTCCTGATGTTCGAGGGCAGGGCGGAAGAGGCGATGACCCTCTACGCCTCGCTGTTCGAGGACTCCGGGATCCTCGACGTCACCCGCTACGGGGCCGAGGGGCCCGGCGAGGAGGGCACGGTGGTGAAGGCCACCTTCTCGCTCGCCGGCCAGCGCCTCATGTGCATCGACAGCCACGTCAAGCACGCCTTCGGCTTCACCCCTGCCGTGTCGCTCTTCGTGGAGTGCGAGAGCGTCGCCGAGATCGACCGCCTCTACGGGGCCCTCGCCGAAGGGGGCGAGGAGCTGATGCCCCTGGACTCGTACGGCTTCAGCCCCCGGTTCGGCTGGCTCAACGACCGCTTCGGCGTCTCCTGGCAGCTGAACCTGCCGGCGGATCCGGCGGACCCGGCCGCCGCCCCGGGCGCCTGA
- the corA gene encoding magnesium/cobalt transporter CorA — translation MFSNLRRAVRRGYRRAVDLSHPARSPLGSAVVNCLVYRHGIRQEDCAEVEEALRRVRKTGDGFVWIGLHEPSQSELAGLAELFGLHPLAVEDAVNAHQRPKVERYDDTLFAVFKTVRYVEHEELTATSEVVETGELMAFVGGDFVITIRHGGRGSLGPVREVLEAQPEQLAKGPAAVLHAMADHVVDDYVAVTDAVQSDMDAVETAVFSEYGGRGDAGRIYQLKRELLELRRAVAPLGRPLQHLATEPIPVIPDEARAYFRDVCDHLLRATEQINAYDGLLDSVLQAHLAQVTVAQNEDMRKITAWAAIVAVPTMVCGVYGMNFDNMPELHWTYGYPVVVAVMAAACFVIHRGFRRNGWL, via the coding sequence ATGTTCAGCAACCTGCGCCGGGCCGTTCGACGCGGCTACCGGCGGGCCGTCGACCTCAGCCACCCCGCCCGCTCCCCGCTCGGCAGCGCCGTCGTCAACTGCCTCGTCTACCGCCACGGCATCCGCCAGGAGGACTGCGCCGAGGTGGAGGAGGCGCTGCGGCGGGTCCGCAAGACGGGCGACGGTTTCGTCTGGATCGGCCTGCACGAGCCGTCCCAGTCGGAACTCGCCGGACTCGCGGAGCTGTTCGGGCTGCACCCGCTCGCCGTCGAGGACGCCGTCAACGCCCACCAGCGCCCCAAGGTGGAGCGCTACGACGACACCCTGTTCGCCGTCTTCAAGACCGTGCGCTACGTCGAGCACGAGGAACTGACGGCGACCAGCGAGGTCGTCGAGACCGGCGAGCTGATGGCCTTCGTCGGCGGGGACTTCGTGATCACCATCCGGCACGGCGGCCGCGGCTCCCTCGGCCCCGTCCGGGAGGTCCTGGAGGCGCAGCCGGAGCAGCTGGCCAAGGGCCCGGCGGCGGTCCTGCACGCCATGGCGGACCACGTCGTCGACGACTACGTGGCCGTCACCGACGCCGTGCAGAGCGACATGGACGCCGTCGAGACGGCCGTGTTCAGCGAGTACGGCGGGCGCGGCGACGCGGGCCGGATCTACCAGCTCAAGCGCGAACTCCTCGAACTGCGACGGGCGGTGGCGCCGCTGGGCCGACCGCTCCAGCACCTCGCCACGGAGCCGATACCGGTCATCCCGGACGAGGCCCGCGCCTACTTCCGCGACGTCTGCGACCACCTGCTCCGCGCCACCGAGCAGATCAACGCCTACGACGGCCTCCTCGACTCCGTCCTCCAGGCGCACCTCGCGCAGGTGACGGTCGCCCAGAACGAGGACATGCGCAAGATCACCGCCTGGGCGGCGATCGTCGCCGTCCCGACCATGGTCTGCGGGGTCTACGGCATGAACTTCGACAACATGCCCGAACTGCACTGGACGTACGGCTACCCGGTCGTGGTCGCCGTGATGGCGGCCGCCTGCTTCGTCATCCACCGCGGGTTCCGGCGCAACGGCTGGCTCTGA
- a CDS encoding LysR family transcriptional regulator ArgP codes for MDELPLEQVRTLLAVVDEGTFDAAASALHVTPSAVSQRVKSLEQRTGRVLLMRTKPVRPTESGEVVIRFARQLARLERDARAELGMGAADGLGPVRLPMAVNADSLATWFLPALTRVPQDPPVCFELYREDEGHTTALLREGQVMAAVTSSPDPVAGCTVRALGLARYLAVASPGFVARYLTGAPARDLCEAPLIVFDRRDELQDAFVRGLTAGAAGASRARHHVPTSEGFRDAVAAGLGWGLVPQTQADPLIRSGRLLELAPERPLDVPLYWQQWKLDSPALALVARVVAESAQEALRPV; via the coding sequence ATGGACGAGCTCCCCCTCGAACAGGTGCGGACCCTGCTCGCGGTCGTCGACGAGGGCACCTTCGACGCCGCGGCCTCCGCCCTGCACGTGACCCCCTCCGCCGTCAGCCAGCGGGTGAAGTCCCTGGAGCAGCGCACCGGGCGGGTGCTGCTGATGCGGACCAAGCCGGTGCGGCCGACCGAGTCGGGGGAGGTGGTGATCCGCTTCGCGCGGCAGCTGGCCCGCCTGGAGCGCGACGCGCGGGCCGAGCTGGGGATGGGGGCCGCCGACGGACTCGGCCCGGTGCGGCTGCCGATGGCGGTGAACGCGGACTCGCTCGCCACCTGGTTCCTGCCCGCGCTCACCCGGGTGCCGCAGGACCCGCCGGTCTGCTTCGAGCTGTACCGCGAGGACGAGGGCCATACGACGGCGCTGCTGCGCGAGGGCCAGGTGATGGCGGCCGTCACCTCCTCCCCGGACCCGGTCGCGGGCTGCACGGTGCGGGCGCTGGGTCTCGCGCGCTACCTGGCGGTGGCCAGCCCCGGCTTCGTCGCCCGGTACCTGACGGGAGCGCCGGCCCGGGACCTGTGCGAGGCCCCGCTGATCGTGTTCGACCGGCGGGACGAACTCCAGGACGCCTTCGTGCGGGGGCTGACCGCCGGCGCCGCGGGCGCCTCCCGGGCCCGGCACCACGTGCCGACCTCGGAGGGCTTCCGGGACGCGGTGGCCGCCGGGCTCGGGTGGGGGCTGGTGCCGCAGACGCAGGCGGATCCCCTGATCCGCTCCGGGCGGCTGCTGGAGCTGGCCCCCGAGCGCCCGCTGGACGTACCGCTGTACTGGCAGCAGTGGAAGCTGGACTCGCCCGCCCTGGCCCTCGTCGCCCGGGTGGTCGCCGAGAGCGCGCAGGAGGCCCTGAGGCCGGTGTGA
- the dacB gene encoding D-alanyl-D-alanine carboxypeptidase/D-alanyl-D-alanine-endopeptidase — protein sequence MVRGAKAGSLRRRVAAGCAALLFVALAAGPAAGSGTAASAPSAPSAPSDDDSGGGLDPRITAIMHKPEYRHAQWGLLETDPAGGRVVHSMSPETFFIPGSTAKLFGVSGTWRTLGADHRFVTPLYAVGERRGGTLTGDLDLVAQGDLTMGGRTAPDGTVAYTDLDHTYANDFPGASLTPENPLAGIDLIARQVRGAGITRVDGDVIVDDRLFLPEPVLDPTPTPLIINDNLIDLLTTPGDRPGAAARLDWRPKVAPYEVTSTVTTVAAGRPAAVTVTTTGGGTRIRLSGTIAADAQPLLRTAPVTDPAAFGRTALIEALARAGVSVTAPPTGPDPVGRLPRDYRGRPRVAAYTSPPFVQYATLILKVSHNLGANLGMCLLAVTTGSRQCMNGFPVLAGFLDRAGVDREQAELLDGRGGNPADRATPRALVQMLTYWQRTPEAERFREALPVLGVDGLLADNCRDCPARGKVFAKTGAAVGPDALNDRLAVGAITIAGYLDKGDGRYDTFYAGVNGASTPTTDPAGVLSIANDLAMIAAYLQER from the coding sequence GTGGTGCGAGGAGCGAAGGCCGGATCCCTCAGGCGCCGCGTCGCCGCCGGTTGCGCGGCCCTGCTGTTCGTGGCCCTGGCCGCGGGCCCGGCCGCCGGATCGGGCACCGCGGCCTCCGCGCCGTCCGCGCCGTCCGCGCCGTCCGACGACGACTCGGGCGGCGGGCTGGACCCCCGGATCACGGCGATCATGCACAAGCCGGAGTACCGCCACGCCCAGTGGGGCCTCCTGGAGACCGACCCCGCCGGCGGCCGGGTGGTGCACAGCATGTCGCCGGAGACGTTCTTCATCCCCGGGTCGACGGCCAAGCTGTTCGGGGTCTCCGGAACCTGGCGGACGCTGGGCGCCGACCACCGCTTCGTGACCCCGCTCTACGCGGTCGGCGAGCGCCGCGGCGGCACGCTGACCGGCGACCTGGACCTGGTCGCGCAGGGCGACCTCACGATGGGCGGCCGGACCGCCCCCGACGGTACGGTCGCCTACACCGACCTCGACCACACCTACGCCAACGACTTCCCGGGCGCCTCGCTCACCCCGGAGAACCCCCTCGCCGGCATCGACCTGATCGCCCGCCAGGTGCGCGGCGCCGGAATCACCCGCGTCGACGGCGACGTGATCGTCGACGACCGCCTCTTCCTCCCGGAGCCGGTCCTCGATCCCACCCCGACCCCGCTGATCATCAACGACAACCTGATCGACCTGCTCACCACGCCCGGGGACCGTCCCGGCGCCGCCGCCCGCCTGGACTGGCGGCCCAAGGTCGCCCCCTACGAGGTCACCTCGACGGTCACGACCGTGGCGGCGGGCCGCCCGGCCGCCGTGACGGTGACGACCACCGGCGGCGGCACCCGGATCCGGCTCTCCGGCACGATCGCGGCGGACGCGCAGCCGCTGCTGCGCACGGCCCCGGTGACCGATCCGGCGGCCTTCGGCCGCACCGCCCTGATCGAGGCACTGGCGCGGGCGGGGGTGAGCGTCACCGCGCCCCCGACGGGCCCCGACCCGGTCGGCCGGCTGCCGCGGGACTACCGGGGGCGGCCGCGCGTGGCCGCGTACACCTCCCCGCCGTTCGTCCAGTACGCCACGCTCATCCTCAAGGTCAGCCACAACCTGGGCGCCAACCTCGGCATGTGCCTGCTGGCCGTCACCACCGGAAGCCGGCAGTGCATGAACGGCTTCCCGGTGCTGGCCGGCTTCCTGGACCGGGCGGGGGTCGACCGCGAGCAGGCGGAGCTGCTGGACGGCCGGGGCGGCAACCCCGCGGACCGCGCCACTCCGCGGGCGCTGGTGCAGATGCTGACGTACTGGCAGCGCACGCCGGAGGCCGAACGGTTCCGGGAGGCCCTGCCCGTCCTGGGCGTCGACGGGCTGCTGGCGGACAACTGCCGCGACTGCCCGGCCCGCGGCAAGGTCTTCGCGAAGACCGGGGCGGCCGTCGGCCCGGACGCCCTCAACGACCGCCTGGCCGTCGGGGCGATCACGATCGCGGGATACCTGGACAAGGGCGACGGCCGCTACGACACCTTCTACGCGGGCGTCAACGGCGCCTCCACCCCGACGACCGACCCCGCGGGCGTGCTGTCCATCGCCAACGACCTGGCCATGATCGCCGCCTACCTCCAGGAACGCTGA
- a CDS encoding DUF305 domain-containing protein produces MTIQRSLVRRTAAVAAAATAALVLAACGTDSAKDSSAGAPTHDGHAAGSPASATPSAPSSASPGQGGNNAADTAFAQGMVPHHRQAVEMAGLAATRAGSPEVKALAEEIRKAQDPEIKTLSGWLTAWGQQVPAADAGHGGHAMSGMMTGGEMDELTKASGKEFDGAFLRMMVKHHEGAVAMARTEQSAGAYGPAKDMAAAIISSQSAEITRMNTLLGKG; encoded by the coding sequence ATGACCATCCAGCGTTCCCTCGTCCGCCGCACCGCCGCCGTGGCCGCGGCGGCGACCGCCGCCCTCGTCCTCGCCGCCTGCGGCACCGACTCCGCGAAGGACTCCTCCGCGGGCGCCCCCACGCACGACGGCCACGCCGCCGGCTCCCCGGCGTCCGCCACGCCCTCCGCGCCGTCCTCCGCCTCGCCCGGCCAGGGCGGGAACAACGCCGCCGACACAGCCTTCGCCCAGGGGATGGTCCCCCACCACCGGCAGGCGGTCGAGATGGCCGGCCTGGCCGCGACCCGCGCCGGATCACCCGAGGTCAAGGCCCTCGCCGAGGAGATCAGGAAGGCGCAGGACCCGGAGATCAAGACGCTGTCGGGCTGGCTGACGGCCTGGGGGCAGCAGGTCCCCGCCGCCGACGCCGGTCACGGCGGGCACGCCATGTCCGGGATGATGACGGGCGGCGAGATGGACGAACTCACCAAGGCCTCCGGCAAGGAATTCGACGGGGCCTTCCTCCGGATGATGGTCAAGCACCACGAAGGCGCCGTGGCCATGGCCCGCACCGAGCAGTCCGCGGGTGCGTACGGGCCGGCGAAGGACATGGCCGCCGCCATCATCAGCTCCCAGAGCGCCGAGATCACCCGCATGAACACCCTCCTCGGCAAGGGCTGA
- a CDS encoding NUDIX domain-containing protein produces the protein MPDRPSSNPAAPSPSSNPAPSPSSASSASVRAYYAGLAGPLVAATGIVLDLHGRVLVLTTSYKDGLELPGGTVEDTETPEEGLARELKEELDLSVPVGRLLAVDSCPPGSLGRSLVVHVHLVGPLDPARIAGISFADGEITEAHWLTPEEAAERLPDRIAPRLRAAVAALRSGSLAHLVGGVPQPGSPAGLDPAARAALEHAGGYDEADHRAARPKAVTAANVLFTDRAGAVLLVQPGYGEPGRWLLPGGGVDSDLGETPRAAAAREVREEIGLELGPGRLLAVNWSHRPGFPARIRFLYDGGVLDPDTLARIRLQPSELLRWRTARRDELRGLVKPLLRRQIKACLKAKARGAGPLELHEGRPIGPKGPKQPKEPRQPKEPKGHATSP, from the coding sequence GTGCCCGACCGCCCGTCCTCGAACCCCGCCGCGCCGTCCCCGTCCTCGAACCCCGCCCCGTCCCCTTCCTCCGCTTCCTCCGCGTCGGTGCGCGCGTACTACGCCGGCCTGGCGGGCCCCCTCGTCGCCGCGACCGGGATCGTGCTGGACCTCCACGGCCGGGTCCTGGTCCTCACCACGTCCTACAAGGACGGCCTGGAACTGCCCGGCGGCACGGTGGAGGACACCGAGACCCCGGAGGAGGGGCTCGCCCGCGAACTGAAGGAGGAGCTGGACCTGTCCGTCCCGGTCGGCCGGCTGCTCGCGGTGGACTCCTGCCCGCCCGGCTCGCTGGGCCGTTCGCTCGTGGTCCACGTCCACCTGGTCGGACCGCTCGACCCGGCCCGGATCGCGGGGATCTCCTTCGCCGACGGGGAGATCACGGAGGCCCACTGGCTCACCCCGGAGGAGGCCGCCGAGCGGCTCCCCGACCGGATCGCCCCCCGGCTGCGCGCCGCCGTGGCCGCGCTGCGCTCGGGTTCCCTGGCCCACCTGGTCGGCGGCGTCCCCCAGCCCGGTTCCCCCGCCGGCCTCGACCCGGCCGCCCGCGCCGCCCTGGAACACGCGGGCGGCTACGACGAGGCCGACCACCGCGCGGCCCGGCCCAAGGCCGTCACCGCCGCCAACGTGCTGTTCACCGATCGGGCCGGAGCGGTCCTGCTCGTGCAGCCGGGCTACGGCGAACCGGGCCGCTGGCTGCTGCCCGGGGGCGGTGTGGACAGCGACCTCGGCGAGACCCCCCGGGCCGCGGCCGCGCGCGAGGTCCGCGAGGAGATCGGCCTGGAACTGGGTCCGGGCCGCCTCCTCGCCGTCAACTGGTCCCACCGGCCCGGCTTCCCGGCGCGGATCCGCTTCCTCTACGACGGCGGGGTCCTCGACCCGGACACCCTCGCCCGGATCCGCCTGCAGCCGTCCGAGCTGCTGCGGTGGCGCACGGCGCGCCGCGACGAACTGCGCGGCCTGGTCAAGCCGCTGCTGCGCCGTCAGATCAAGGCCTGCCTGAAGGCCAAGGCCCGGGGCGCGGGCCCGCTCGAACTCCACGAGGGGCGCCCGATCGGACCGAAGGGGCCGAAGCAGCCGAAGGAGCCCAGGCAGCCGAAGGAGCCGAAGGGCCACGCCACATCACCCTGA
- a CDS encoding LysE/ArgO family amino acid transporter, translating into MNNGITTAALAGFGTGLSLIVAIGAQNAFVLRQGARRHAVLAVVAICALSDALLITLGVAGVGAFVTAWPAALTAVAIAGGTFLVCYGILAARRVLRPAAGAALSAGGAAAGSARTAVLTCLAMTWLNPHVYLDTVLLVGSLAADRGDLRWAFGIGAALASLIWFGALGYGARLLSGLLARPGAWRVLDGLVAATMVTMGGMLLARA; encoded by the coding sequence ATGAACAACGGCATCACCACAGCGGCCCTGGCCGGTTTCGGCACCGGCCTCTCCCTCATCGTCGCCATCGGCGCCCAGAACGCGTTCGTCCTGCGCCAGGGGGCGCGTCGGCACGCCGTGCTCGCCGTGGTCGCCATCTGCGCCCTCTCCGACGCGCTGCTCATCACCCTCGGCGTGGCCGGGGTCGGCGCGTTCGTCACCGCCTGGCCGGCCGCCCTGACCGCCGTCGCGATCGCCGGGGGCACCTTCCTCGTCTGCTACGGGATCCTCGCGGCGCGCCGGGTGCTGCGCCCCGCCGCGGGCGCGGCCCTCAGCGCCGGGGGCGCCGCCGCCGGCTCCGCCCGTACGGCGGTGCTGACCTGCCTGGCGATGACCTGGCTCAACCCGCACGTGTACCTGGACACCGTCCTGCTGGTCGGGTCGCTGGCCGCGGACCGGGGCGACCTGCGCTGGGCCTTCGGCATCGGGGCAGCCCTCGCCAGCCTGATCTGGTTCGGCGCGCTCGGCTACGGCGCCCGGCTGCTGAGCGGTCTGCTCGCCCGGCCGGGGGCCTGGCGGGTGCTGGACGGCCTGGTGGCCGCCACCATGGTGACGATGGGCGGCATGCTGCTGGCACGGGCCTGA
- a CDS encoding DUF6153 family protein: MSTRAGRRDGRHGLPARLCLLFALLTGIFAMHGLGPGPPTPASGHTTPAAAPAAHRAAEDHVPAGPCACPDEGGADRHGLHADPTCAAPGTAGAPVLPAPAPAPGTLPAWAAAAHVTAPGSAVEGRAPPSLSELQLLRI, translated from the coding sequence ATGAGCACGCGGGCGGGGCGACGGGACGGGCGGCACGGGCTGCCCGCGCGCCTGTGCCTGCTGTTCGCCCTGCTCACCGGGATCTTCGCCATGCACGGCCTGGGCCCCGGGCCGCCGACGCCGGCCTCCGGGCACACCACGCCCGCCGCTGCACCGGCCGCCCACCGGGCGGCCGAGGACCACGTCCCGGCCGGTCCCTGCGCCTGCCCCGACGAGGGCGGCGCCGACAGGCACGGCCTGCACGCCGACCCGACCTGCGCGGCGCCCGGTACCGCCGGAGCCCCGGTCCTGCCCGCCCCGGCGCCCGCCCCCGGGACCCTCCCGGCCTGGGCGGCGGCCGCGCACGTGACCGCGCCCGGGTCCGCGGTCGAGGGGCGCGCCCCTCCCTCCCTCAGCGAACTGCAGCTCCTGCGCATATGA
- a CDS encoding ABC transporter ATP-binding protein encodes MGTAESSEGPTGRGPVLLALRYYGRELVRLRRLAGPAMLLPALGNIGINYLAPLVVAKLVGRIASGAGAGVGPALPYVLGFAGVLLLSEGLWRLGLHFLNRVDALGIERLYVIGMDELFAKDAAFFHDNFAGSLTKRVLSFASRFEEFVDTLTFSVLGSLVPLLFGSVVLWQYEPLLVVGLLSLIVVTAVCVLPLIRRRQALVDQREEAIAHVSGHVADSLMNMDTVRAFAAEEREAAEHRSRVARSRRLMLRSWDYGNLRIDTLVAPMSVLTNALGLLLAVALGGGTHGVEAVVVAFTYFANATRIMFEFNQIYRRLESSMTEAAQFTALLLTPPAVVDPAAPEPLRSRSGDVRFEGVTFAHGGGEPLFEHLDLDVPGGTKLGLVGRSGGGKTTLTRLLLRMTDIDAGRITIGGQDISRLRQADLRGLIAYVPQDPAMFHRTLRDNIAFARPGATDAEVRRAAEAAHVTEFADALPDGFATMVGERGIKLSGGQRQRVALARAILRDAPILLLDEATSALDSESELLVQEALWRLMEGRTALVVAHRLSTVAGMDRLVVLDRGRIVEQGTHQELLDAEGAYAKLWQHQSGGFLDEVPARSDSL; translated from the coding sequence ATGGGAACGGCTGAATCGTCCGAAGGTCCGACCGGCAGGGGTCCGGTACTCCTCGCACTCCGCTACTACGGCCGCGAACTGGTCCGGCTGCGCCGGCTGGCGGGGCCGGCGATGCTGCTCCCGGCGCTGGGCAACATCGGCATCAACTACCTCGCGCCGCTGGTCGTCGCCAAGCTCGTCGGCCGCATCGCCTCGGGCGCCGGAGCGGGGGTCGGCCCGGCGCTGCCCTACGTGCTCGGCTTCGCCGGCGTCCTGTTGCTCTCCGAGGGGCTGTGGCGCCTCGGGCTGCACTTCCTGAACCGCGTCGACGCCCTCGGGATCGAGCGCCTGTACGTGATCGGCATGGACGAGCTGTTCGCCAAGGACGCCGCGTTCTTCCACGACAACTTCGCCGGATCGCTGACCAAGCGGGTCCTGAGCTTCGCGTCCCGCTTCGAGGAGTTCGTCGACACGCTGACGTTCTCGGTCCTGGGCAGCCTCGTGCCGCTGCTGTTCGGCTCGGTGGTGCTGTGGCAGTACGAACCGCTGCTCGTGGTCGGGCTGTTGTCGCTCATCGTCGTGACGGCGGTGTGCGTGCTGCCCCTGATCCGGCGCCGCCAGGCACTGGTCGACCAGCGCGAGGAGGCGATCGCCCACGTGTCGGGCCACGTCGCCGACAGCCTGATGAACATGGACACGGTCCGGGCCTTCGCCGCCGAGGAACGCGAGGCCGCCGAGCACCGCTCGCGCGTGGCGCGTTCGCGCCGGCTCATGCTGCGGTCGTGGGACTACGGCAACCTGCGCATCGACACGCTCGTCGCGCCGATGTCCGTACTGACCAACGCGCTCGGCCTGCTGCTCGCCGTCGCGCTGGGCGGCGGGACGCACGGCGTGGAGGCGGTGGTCGTCGCCTTCACCTACTTCGCCAACGCCACCCGGATCATGTTCGAGTTCAACCAGATCTACCGCCGCCTGGAGAGCTCGATGACGGAGGCCGCGCAGTTCACCGCACTGCTGCTGACCCCGCCCGCCGTGGTCGACCCGGCCGCGCCGGAGCCGCTGCGCTCCCGGTCCGGCGACGTCCGGTTCGAGGGGGTGACCTTCGCCCACGGGGGCGGGGAGCCGCTCTTCGAACACCTCGACCTGGACGTGCCCGGCGGGACGAAGCTCGGCCTCGTCGGCCGGTCCGGCGGAGGCAAGACCACCCTGACCCGGCTGCTGCTGCGGATGACCGACATCGACGCCGGCCGGATCACGATCGGGGGCCAGGACATCAGCCGGCTGCGCCAGGCCGACCTGCGCGGCCTGATCGCCTACGTACCGCAGGACCCGGCGATGTTCCACCGCACGCTGCGCGACAACATCGCCTTCGCCCGGCCCGGCGCCACCGACGCCGAAGTCCGGCGCGCGGCCGAGGCGGCGCACGTCACGGAGTTCGCCGACGCCCTCCCGGACGGCTTCGCCACCATGGTCGGCGAGCGCGGCATCAAACTGTCCGGCGGGCAGCGCCAGCGGGTCGCCCTCGCGCGGGCGATCCTGCGCGACGCGCCGATCCTGCTGCTCGACGAGGCGACCAGCGCCCTGGACTCCGAGAGCGAGCTCCTCGTCCAGGAGGCGCTGTGGCGGCTCATGGAGGGACGGACGGCACTCGTGGTGGCGCACCGGCTGAGCACCGTGGCCGGCATGGACCGGCTCGTGGTCCTGGACCGGGGACGGATCGTCGAACAGGGCACGCACCAGGAGCTGCTGGACGCGGAGGGCGCGTACGCGAAGCTGTGGCAGCACCAGTCGGGCGGTTTCCTCGACGAGGTTCCGGCCCGCTCGGACTCGCTCTGA
- a CDS encoding class I SAM-dependent methyltransferase, whose protein sequence is MNQRRADGSAGDVDYGRIGSGYPAHRRPDPRIARRIADALGGARTVINVGAGAGSYEGAARAVTAVEPSRAMRAQRPAGLSRAVDAVAEDLPFADGEFEGAMTLFSVHQWTDVRAGLREMRRVARGPVVILTCDPKLVRDFWLHSYAPEVLDTEARRHPPIEDMAGALGGTGTVESVPIPLDCTDGFNEAYYGRPEMLLDPAARQACSAWSFVDDGVRRRFTESLRRDLDSGTWDERHGHLRRLPAYEGSLVLVRATPA, encoded by the coding sequence ATGAACCAGCGCCGGGCGGACGGCAGCGCCGGAGACGTCGACTACGGCCGCATCGGCAGCGGTTACCCGGCCCACCGGCGCCCGGACCCCCGGATCGCGCGGCGCATCGCCGATGCCCTGGGGGGCGCCCGTACGGTGATCAATGTCGGCGCCGGCGCCGGATCGTACGAGGGGGCCGCCCGCGCGGTCACCGCCGTCGAGCCCTCCCGCGCGATGCGCGCCCAGCGCCCGGCCGGACTGTCCCGGGCGGTCGACGCGGTGGCGGAGGACCTGCCGTTCGCGGACGGGGAGTTCGAAGGCGCGATGACCCTCTTCAGCGTGCACCAGTGGACCGACGTGCGGGCCGGCCTGCGCGAGATGCGGCGCGTGGCGCGCGGCCCGGTGGTCATCCTGACCTGCGATCCGAAGCTGGTGCGCGATTTCTGGCTGCACTCCTACGCGCCCGAGGTACTGGACACCGAGGCGCGCCGCCACCCGCCGATCGAGGACATGGCCGGCGCCCTCGGCGGCACCGGAACCGTGGAATCCGTTCCGATTCCGCTGGACTGCACCGACGGCTTCAACGAGGCGTACTACGGCCGCCCCGAAATGCTCCTCGACCCGGCCGCCCGCCAGGCCTGTTCGGCGTGGAGCTTCGTCGACGACGGGGTGCGCCGGCGGTTCACCGAATCCCTGCGCCGCGACCTGGACTCCGGGACCTGGGACGAGCGGCACGGCCACCTGCGCCGCCTCCCCGCCTACGAGGGCTCCCTGGTCCTCGTCCGCGCCACGCCGGCCTGA